DNA sequence from the Carassius gibelio isolate Cgi1373 ecotype wild population from Czech Republic chromosome A14, carGib1.2-hapl.c, whole genome shotgun sequence genome:
TTATTTGGAGGGTCAAATATGTAGACGTTACTTTGTAGCTTTTTGTTAACTAGAGTAATTGTAGTAGCCTatcatcacaatatattttacgAATAGTAGgcttcttttactttattttatttattttttttaccccttTTGTAAAGCATTAAATATAGAATGTTAGGCTTTAAAACAAAAGACTCTGCTCTGCTTTCATcgaatatttttaagaaaaataaatatagtatagcctacatttttcacaattattttatataacattaaacGTTCAGGCTACATAGATTTTATATAGGCTTATCCTAAGCATTTAACAATTATAGGCTATTTAAGAAAACGCAAATTGGCTATCATAGGCCTATACTATTTAAGAAAACGAAATAAAATATACGTCATCTAGATAAGCcactattgtattattattattattattattattattattattatttatttatttatttatttatttattttatttatttatatatttttgttttttgcgattccaggaaagaaaaaaaaacgtgtagCCTAGCCTACAAGATAaactataaaatgtaaaagttttccaatttaaaaacagatttaAGCGCATGAATGgctaaatgttaattttattcgtatttttctttataatagCTAATCTTAAACCTATTTTAGCGAATCTAGAAGAGgattatgatgataataataataataataataggctattgTTAATTAACATTACATATTAATAAACTAGCCTAGAGGCTACGTTTCTGTAAACAAATTCTaaagcgttattattattattgttattattattattattaatactccTGGCATTCGTTTTTCGAATGGTTTTCACAAGCATTGTTATCCTAAAACCTTAAATGAAAACAGTGTCTGTCCTTGTAAACCCGGTAACAAAAGGCTACTTTTACCGCCTTTTACATGAATGAAATGTTTCACtttataggcctacattttttcaGAAATTGTATTTAACAAGCTGACCACTGAACCACTGATCTATCGTGCTGGGGACATTTCAGAGCTGTTAACGGGATTGGATGTTTGCTCGAATATTCACATCATGCAATCCTGTCTTTCAGTCGTCATAATCCAACCGCATTCATATACCTTCAAATTCCAGTCATCTCGACTCTCAGTAGTAACCCGAGCATTTAGAGCTTTTGTGCGGACTTCAATCGCAGTAGAAAACGCGAAACAGCACGAGAATGAGCCGCTGAGAACACCGGCTCTCTAGCGAGTCTTCCCACAACGCGCTCATAAAAATCTACTTGACTTTTCAACCCCAACTATTCCAAGCGATTAGGCCAATTGTACTTCCATCTTCTCGCTGCCCCAAAACAGCTGCCTTGATCTGCTCACAACTGGCACAAATGGACGGAGAGAAACTCGGCAGACCAGGATGCAGCGATCCTCCCCATTTCCACCGGCTTCCTTTTGAGATTTATTCATTAGGAGCCGCATGCAAATCATCTGCTATTCATGGGGGTTTTTAACACACGGACACAGATGTGGGGTATTATTTGGGCTCGACTGACTGAAACTGTTAATGCGCACTCAAAGGCGGGTAAACCGAATCAATCATGTTGACTAGTTTGTGTAAGAGAAGATTCATGAACCATATGGCGCGAGGAGAAAGGCAAGCTTTATGTTGTCCTCGTGACAATGTGAGATGGGGAACCTTGTTCAATTGTCCCAATTAAGCTTCAagcacttaacacacaaacactcttctTAACATACACAATGAAGCGATGTGTAAAAGTGCTCTGCCTCTCTCAGCTGTTTAACTGCACGAGTGTGCCATAAAatcatttgcataaaataaaacattttatgcaaGGCACCTTCGTGACAATTAAGCCAATAAAATAccaaaattaaattttagggCTGCCTTAAATATTTAGGTAGTCCTCAACTTTTTCATCCACTTTGAATGTAATTATCGATGAATACAATTgggcaaaaaaagagagagagggagacttatttgtttgtttctttcttcttctttattttattttatttatttttaattgatggGGGGAAAGTGAATTTCTTTCTAGTGTATTTCCTATATCCATAGATTTATAGGGAACTTTTTGATAACTTATAATTCAGCTCAGCAATTCATGATTAAATTCTGACTTGAGGTAAAGAAACATTGTAAAATTACATATACCCTTTATTTACATAAATGTGGATTAAATAGAATGTTACAATAAATTTAAAAAGTTTGATGCATAATAActtgttttgtgtatatatatatatatatacacacacacacacacacacaaccttgccCTTGCATTGTtttggacatttatttatttattttatttgttaataatgcCAGTAGGAATTGTGCCAGAAACTGGGATATATAATGTAAAAGTTTGGAAAATGAGTCTTGACAATTACAATGTATAAACAAGACTGAATAAATTTGCTTCTGGTGacttttgaaattatttataaatataaaattctatTCAGCAGAGAATTTAATTGAAAATCACTTTTGGCATAGAATTTCTACAGCGGCCATAAATGTGTTGAACGGTGTAAACAATTGCACACGTTTCCTTCTAAAATCGAGAAATAAAGCTTAAACTGTACAAACACATGTTGCAGTCTTGATACTGTACCATTTATCTCTAACCAATTCTCAGATCTTATGAAAGCGTATTCCTTAAACCATGTCTTCGATCTGGACATCAGAGCGTAGAGGTCctttcaataaattaaaaataagggAGACAGAAAACTTTACTTGCATTTCAAGTTCTTCCGCAGAGTCCGTGCAAAAGTTGTGAAAAATGCCCTTCTCTGAAAACAAGGGCCTGCTTTTAATCGTCCACCTCAATTTCCTCATCCTCTTCTGAGAACTCGTCTGTGGTTTGGCCTCTGGACGAAGACGGGGACTGTGGGAAGGCTCTTGGGGAAAGGCTGGGAGAAATGGGCCCTGATCCACCGTGAGCGTCTTCCATGTCCTCCATGGTCACCAGTTTCTGCAATGCCTGTGGTGGGATTTTCTTAAGAGACTCCACGTCCGCCTTCATCTCCTCCAGGTCTCTCTTGAGCTTGGCCCTTCGGTTCTGGAACCAGGTGATGACCTGTGCATTGGTCAGTCCCAGCTGCTGTGCTATCTGGTCTCTGTCGGCCGGTGACAGGTATTTCTGGTACAAAAAGCGTTTTTCCAGCTCGTAGATCTGGTGGTTGGTGAAGGCCGTGCGGGACTTCCTTCGTTTTTTGGAGGCCTGTCTTTGGCCGAAGGCGTTGAGATGTTCACGACCTTTAAATTGAAAGAAAGGAGAGTTGATTTCGAACACATGACAGAAATAATGCAGGCAGCGTGTGTGGGTCACAATTCACAATAACTTAAATCATTAAGACATTCCTAAACAGTATAAAGCTAAAGCTCATTCAGtaacatgaaatattaatatagtaAAATGCATAAAGTTTAATTCCCCATTATTTAAATGCACATTGACCAATGATTTGTGAAGCATTCTTCTTGAAGGTTATTTGGAAGCTCTTCACTGGTCTTATTTTTGGCTGCATATGGTTCTTGAGTTGCTATTTGGTTCGCTGGagattaaaaagtctttaatgttaCAGGTTTTTTAGATCAGTGTTATGGTTTATTGGATCTTTCAAGCACCATAACATATtgtatatgtttattttgtttttgtagaagTTGAAAAAGTTCTCCTTTTGAATTATGCTGCAACATGCTGTTTGGTTCAAAtctgaacctttatttttaagagtgtgcacACTGTTGTGTTATGTGATAGTCTGCAGTTGTTCATTCCAGCTGCATAACAGCTGTTCTTGAAAAGAGTGGGAGAAACTTTCCAAAACATCTGACCTACTGATTGCCAAGTAAATTCGAAATATTTGATGTGTTAATCAAGCAGCCTATCAGGCCACAGAGCTGGCCTCAATCTTATTACAGACGACCTTAACCGTTAGCGTGACCCACTAAGACAGTTCTGCAATGTCAACATGAACGTCACGATCGAGGACTGTTTCAGTAAATGTGTCAAATGTGAACATGACCGCTTTGCATCTCTTTAACTTGTAAATGCACGATGCGTTATATCACGTTAAGATGCATTTCTGAAAACAAATGCAactcaaaagcacataaaatgagAATTATtattgcttgattttttttttcttgaccatCGGAAGAACTTTAAATTTTTAGAGGGTTAGGGGAAAATCCTGAAATAATTACAGTCACACTCGAGAGATCGCTATGGacatttaactaaaaaaaaataaataaataaaaataacaggagaAATGTTATACCATATCTTAAAATGCGTGTAACAGAACTACGCGGTAATgaaaaaagctatatatatatatatatatatatatatatatatatacacactaaaaaATCCTGGGTTATTTTTTCTACCCAAGTGCTGGGTTGAGCCATTTGGGTAAATTTTTTGGGTTATTTTCTCAGTCTTGGGTAGTTTTTGGGTAGTTCTATGTAACCCAACCGCTGGGTTATTTTCTGGGTCGTTTTCTCTTAGAGCTGAATCAATGCACCCCCTCCCCCACTCGGACGCAATAACCCAGCTCATTGGGTCAAATCAACTCCGCGCAGGATCAGCGCAGCGCGGGCTGACTGAATTCGAGGTGGAGGTGGATGCCACACACACGCTgtaatatttggagaaataaggtttgtatcaatatatttatacatttgacatgtatttttaaacatatttacacacataacATAATAATGAGCGAACGAGCGATAAAAAGGCAAAGAAATGTGCGACAACAGTCACGTTTACATGACATTAAATACACCGCCAGATTCGCTCGTTTTGGTTTGCTGGTAATGCCTGCTGGATAGTAAATACGTTTTgtactgtttttatgttttaaacgACCCTTTTGTCAAAGTCCTACGTTTCTTCTTAACTgttaaatgacataatttacttCAAAGTCCATTAAGTCAATTAATTTCAATGCCACGAGATCAATGTGATGTAAACGTGCATTCCTTGCCTTGCCCATCCCCCATCTTACTGCATGCAGTGCTAagtcaaaacaacccaattttTGGGTCATCTGTCGCGGGCATATTTTGGATCGTTAcaggagaaaatattttaaaaacaaactgacttcagccttttttttctggtgaaataaaggtttgtattggtctttttaTCATTGAATCGTTACCGATTGGCAAAAATGTCCCAttctgattttaaaatatcacttaACGTTATATGATAGATCATAAAGCATCCTGCATTTGCGAGCACCAGAGATAACGTTAcctattttttttcacaataaaaatacatttctaatcatttattcatttaataaatgtattattatttgaaatccaGGTAAGTGTCAATTAATCTTGgactaaaatatattgttttttcccctcagacCTGCTCTTGACTGTCCGTGGTGGCAAATCCACAGCCTTTAGCTGGAGGTGACACTTTTATCTCATCTAATTTGAATGATTgccatacattgatcataataaaattaccataaaccataaaaaacaGCTGTcactattattaaaaatatccGGTAACGTTATTGTGGTTATACCCGTTTAGTTAAAGGGTTAACGTtacttcacccaataatcaaaattatgtcattaataagtcaccctcatgttgttccaaacccgtgagaccgtGAAACTgtcttccgaagatgaacggaggtcttactggtttggaacgacttgtgAGCAAATTATGAGCAAAGTGAAATGTATAAGCCGTATAATTCAGGAATCAGTTTGCATGGAGTTTAGAAACATCCAGGATTTACTAGTTAAAGTGTTGAAAAGCTCTGAagagtatttctgtttttatggaaactaatccttttacatgtaaaaaatgttCACAAGCCTCTATTTGATTAACAGCATTGTTATTTCTTTGTCCAGTAGAATCAACCGTATCTGAAGAGAGAGCTGAGGAAATTAAACAATGGCTGAGAAACAACACACAGCCCATCAGCCAGGTGGAACAGTACATCTGAAAAATATGTTTGAGGACCTCCATGAGTTTCCTCGGCTAACTACCTCAGGCATGGTATGTTAACATAATGTCTTTGTCATATGGTAACATGAGTTATATTAAGTCTTttttgagaagtttt
Encoded proteins:
- the LOC128027023 gene encoding transcription factor LBX2-like; translation: MTSSSKDMKAGSVLQSSVEERRRGPLDQLPPPANSNKPLTPFSIEDILNKPSVKKSVGSLCPPRMLQKVTGSSASRNGISAPSSPLCALEELASKTFKGLEVSVIQAAEGREHLNAFGQRQASKKRRKSRTAFTNHQIYELEKRFLYQKYLSPADRDQIAQQLGLTNAQVITWFQNRRAKLKRDLEEMKADVESLKKIPPQALQKLVTMEDMEDAHGGSGPISPSLSPRAFPQSPSSSRGQTTDEFSEEDEEIEVDD